One window of Alkaliphilus metalliredigens QYMF genomic DNA carries:
- a CDS encoding RNA polymerase sigma factor, translated as MWRIKKGDQQAFDTLVRKHYQNIYSYCIRRTGNQVVAADLTQDIFLKLVKAIYNYHFTGKFTNFLFTIAVNTCNDYYKKPQQSYEDIDSLRKSDSKPEPIESVIQKEEAKAIKQKVDALPDIQKDAIILYYYHDMKAKDIAKIMGVSLPTVKSRLKQGKDKLKKMFSEEDYFER; from the coding sequence ATATGGCGGATAAAAAAAGGCGATCAGCAGGCATTTGATACTTTAGTAAGAAAACATTATCAAAATATTTATAGCTATTGTATCAGAAGAACAGGGAATCAAGTAGTGGCCGCTGACTTAACACAGGATATTTTTCTAAAGCTGGTAAAAGCCATATATAACTATCACTTTACAGGAAAATTTACTAACTTTTTATTTACAATAGCCGTTAATACTTGCAACGATTATTATAAAAAGCCCCAGCAGAGCTATGAAGATATTGATAGTCTGCGGAAAAGTGATAGTAAACCTGAACCTATAGAGAGTGTCATACAAAAAGAGGAAGCAAAGGCTATCAAGCAAAAAGTTGATGCGCTTCCTGATATTCAAAAAGATGCCATTATCCTTTATTACTATCATGATATGAAGGCAAAGGATATTGCAAAAATTATGGGAGTAAGTTTACCCACAGTAAAATCACGATTGAAGCAAGGAAAGGATAAGCTGAAAAAAATGTTTAGTGAGGAGGATTACTTTGAAAGATAG
- the nikB gene encoding nickel ABC transporter permease produces MVVQYTFKRIVHMVVILLGVTFLTFALTSMSPSDAAEMTLSRQGVAPTAELLEATREKMGLHDPFIIQYVNWLKGVLQGDFGTSFQHGDTVFAQMSRRIPQTIKLTLLSTGVMIIFALPLGILSAIYKNKPIDYIIRFTSFIGIAMPNFWLGLILMLVFGVMKQWLPVMSDGSLKSSILPVATLAIPMICRYARQIRVAILEEMSSEYVIGARARGVKELDIILKNVLPNCVLPVITLLGLSIGGLLGGTAIIESIFSWPGVGRMAIDAITVRDYPVIQAYVIWMTIIYVFINLGVDLLNTLLDPHKSTGGRKKYAEL; encoded by the coding sequence ATGGTAGTACAATACACATTTAAAAGAATCGTACATATGGTTGTTATCCTTTTAGGGGTTACATTTCTCACCTTTGCCTTAACCTCTATGTCTCCAAGTGATGCTGCTGAAATGACACTCTCAAGACAGGGGGTTGCACCTACTGCAGAGCTACTTGAAGCTACCCGAGAAAAAATGGGCCTCCATGATCCTTTTATCATTCAGTATGTAAACTGGCTAAAAGGGGTTTTACAGGGTGATTTCGGAACTTCTTTTCAGCATGGAGATACAGTTTTTGCGCAAATGTCAAGGAGAATTCCTCAAACGATAAAGCTTACTCTGTTATCTACTGGTGTGATGATTATTTTTGCCTTGCCTCTTGGGATCTTATCGGCTATCTATAAAAACAAACCCATTGATTATATCATTAGATTTACTTCGTTTATTGGTATTGCAATGCCGAATTTTTGGCTAGGACTTATTCTAATGCTGGTATTTGGTGTTATGAAACAATGGCTTCCTGTCATGTCTGATGGTTCATTAAAATCATCAATACTTCCAGTGGCGACTTTGGCCATACCTATGATATGTAGATATGCTCGTCAAATAAGGGTAGCCATATTGGAGGAAATGTCTAGTGAATATGTAATAGGAGCAAGGGCTAGAGGTGTAAAAGAATTAGATATTATACTAAAAAATGTGCTGCCAAATTGTGTTTTGCCTGTAATAACCCTCTTAGGACTATCAATTGGAGGTCTTTTAGGAGGTACAGCGATCATTGAAAGCATATTTTCGTGGCCTGGAGTAGGGAGAATGGCTATTGATGCCATAACTGTCAGAGACTATCCTGTCATCCAAGCCTATGTAATCTGGATGACAATAATTTATGTTTTTATTAATTTAGGTGTGGATCTTTTAAATACCCTACTGGATCCCCATAAAAGTACAGGGGGTAGAAAAAAATATGCTGAGCTATAA
- a CDS encoding ABC transporter permease subunit: MKDLIGFEIRKSVFRPMVFVILVIILFYNVSMIFYGTFDNEPTYGMPYSTEKVNQLRQEQLEFAGFIDEKWIQNIKETKDAILYNPANHISEVERKEKTEELLARGLSREMIDSNIVFFLKEEVMNSRELQLLEGPEAASNFYRSANEIGQEKANHYREVYGGEKGEALASKAEEMYGYLSDEYKAYYDYSWGWSRLHAMQTVLPFTVGVLLIVILSPMFSQEYARKTDSLILSGKYGKNKVIKAKIITAFLLSILSWVMMQLINIVMIFTLFGAEGARSFLQNWAQNPNPYPFTYMTSYFVITAMSFLGLIFLTSTILFISSRSKGSVTSLVTAGVVVLFPITLSVIFTGEIITKIFMFMPTKVLIGVDHFKNFDAFYIFDKVIMLPWAIAFVSVALSILMVIGAYFSFKRHQVEN, from the coding sequence TTGAAAGATTTAATTGGATTTGAGATAAGAAAAAGTGTTTTCAGGCCTATGGTTTTTGTTATATTAGTAATAATTCTTTTTTATAACGTATCAATGATATTCTATGGCACATTTGATAATGAACCAACCTATGGCATGCCATATAGCACAGAAAAGGTAAACCAATTGAGACAGGAGCAATTAGAATTTGCAGGCTTCATTGATGAAAAGTGGATACAAAATATAAAAGAGACAAAAGATGCAATACTGTACAATCCAGCCAATCACATAAGTGAGGTGGAGCGAAAGGAAAAAACTGAAGAATTACTTGCTCGGGGATTATCGAGGGAAATGATCGACTCAAATATAGTGTTCTTCCTTAAAGAGGAGGTAATGAACAGTCGAGAACTTCAACTTTTGGAAGGACCTGAAGCAGCATCAAACTTTTACAGGTCGGCAAATGAAATAGGGCAAGAAAAAGCCAACCATTACCGTGAAGTTTATGGTGGGGAAAAAGGAGAAGCTTTGGCATCAAAGGCAGAAGAAATGTATGGTTATCTAAGTGATGAGTATAAGGCTTATTACGACTACAGCTGGGGGTGGTCAAGGCTTCATGCTATGCAGACAGTACTACCATTTACGGTGGGTGTATTGCTGATTGTGATTCTGTCACCAATGTTTTCTCAGGAGTATGCCAGAAAGACAGACTCTCTTATTTTAAGTGGAAAGTATGGTAAAAATAAAGTAATTAAAGCAAAGATCATCACAGCATTTTTATTATCAATTTTATCATGGGTGATGATGCAGTTGATAAATATTGTTATGATATTCACCTTATTTGGGGCAGAAGGGGCCAGATCATTTCTTCAAAACTGGGCGCAAAATCCAAATCCCTACCCATTCACCTACATGACAAGTTACTTTGTGATAACTGCTATGAGTTTTTTAGGACTAATATTTTTAACATCCACTATATTGTTTATTTCATCCAGGTCCAAAGGATCGGTTACCTCTCTAGTCACAGCAGGAGTTGTTGTATTGTTCCCCATAACACTTTCAGTAATATTTACTGGAGAGATCATAACGAAAATTTTTATGTTTATGCCTACTAAGGTTTTAATAGGTGTAGATCATTTTAAAAACTTCGATGCCTTTTATATCTTTGACAAAGTGATTATGCTGCCTTGGGCAATAGCCTTTGTTTCTGTTGCACTATCGATACTCATGGTCATTGGGGCATATTTTAGTTTTAAACGACATCAAGTAGAGAATTAG
- a CDS encoding ABC transporter permease has translation MVTMIQLELKKMLIPPIALVLILMILAVNGIVLLLNSEGNIVNLQDIEMQRVEQSQYAGEINENWSNVIQEKLKRNRENPDNLMTETEKAQVRQEYLQRGYTQEYIDKMDNNNFLKPELLNSLSYNILQDAQYFAGFYNHAQQFSDNQGAYYRSVFDGKKGEDLASKAEAMYGYLAQDYIAHYNYNLGWHKLNFMQSMMPFTVGLFLIVTIATIFSREYSQKTDSLLLSTKYGKSRLIYAKLLAAFILAVGFWLTVQVVNLLVTARLFGLQGGETFVQDWVVNSSPFAFTQLTNYIVVSVVSFIGLICFTSVIVLVSAKTKSSFVSILISSVVLLFPVMISIPNVDGVVGSLMGESMLFMPVRILIATNHFTFFRAYYIGGNVVLMQWAVTIVAVFAAVFMVTIAFRTFKRHQVEN, from the coding sequence ATGGTAACCATGATTCAGTTAGAACTCAAAAAAATGCTAATTCCGCCTATAGCCCTCGTGTTGATCTTGATGATACTTGCCGTAAATGGGATCGTCCTATTATTAAATAGCGAGGGTAATATTGTAAACCTACAAGATATAGAAATGCAAAGGGTAGAACAATCCCAATATGCAGGTGAAATCAATGAAAACTGGAGTAATGTAATACAGGAAAAGCTGAAAAGAAACAGGGAGAATCCCGATAATTTGATGACCGAAACTGAGAAGGCACAAGTACGACAGGAGTATTTACAAAGGGGTTATACACAGGAATATATCGATAAGATGGACAATAATAATTTTTTGAAACCAGAGTTATTAAATAGCTTATCTTATAACATACTTCAGGATGCCCAATATTTCGCTGGATTTTATAATCATGCCCAGCAATTTTCTGACAACCAAGGGGCGTATTATCGAAGCGTGTTTGACGGAAAGAAAGGTGAAGACTTAGCGTCTAAGGCTGAAGCAATGTATGGATACCTAGCCCAGGACTATATAGCACATTATAATTACAATTTAGGGTGGCATAAACTCAACTTTATGCAAAGTATGATGCCTTTCACCGTGGGACTGTTTTTGATAGTGACAATAGCCACTATATTCTCAAGGGAATATAGTCAAAAGACAGATAGCCTTTTATTGTCTACAAAGTACGGTAAGAGTAGATTGATTTATGCAAAGCTATTGGCCGCCTTTATATTGGCTGTAGGCTTTTGGTTAACTGTACAGGTTGTGAATTTACTGGTGACGGCACGGCTGTTTGGTTTGCAGGGGGGAGAAACCTTTGTGCAGGATTGGGTAGTTAACAGCAGTCCATTTGCCTTCACACAACTAACAAACTATATTGTAGTAAGTGTAGTGAGTTTTATTGGGTTAATATGCTTTACCAGTGTCATTGTTTTAGTATCAGCGAAAACAAAAAGTTCATTTGTTTCAATACTCATAAGTAGCGTGGTTTTATTATTTCCCGTGATGATATCTATACCAAATGTTGATGGTGTGGTAGGTAGTCTTATGGGAGAGTCAATGCTTTTTATGCCTGTTAGGATATTAATTGCTACCAATCATTTCACTTTTTTTAGAGCGTATTATATTGGGGGAAACGTTGTTTTAATGCAGTGGGCAGTAACCATAGTAGCTGTTTTTGCAGCTGTTTTTATGGTAACAATTGCATTTAGAACATTTAAAAGACATCAAGTAGAAAATTAA
- a CDS encoding ABC transporter ATP-binding protein: protein MELKINKLTKQYGSKLAVDRFSATFTEGINGLLGANGSGKTTLMRIMCDILRPTSGEVLLDGVNITTLDEAYRELLGYLPQNFGYYPDFSAWDFMLYFSSLKGLPRLTANNRCKELLDTVGLYEVRKKKIKTYSGGMRQRLGIAQALINDPKILILDEPTVGLDPKERAKFRNIISDHSTGKIILLSTHIVSDVEYIADRIIIMKDGQLSQQATTNRICDSIKDFVWSLQVVPKDVDSYNSKFIVSNLKHSGEMVELRIVSEERPSENAVNISPNLEDLYLYHFKGEV, encoded by the coding sequence ATGGAACTAAAGATTAATAAGTTAACAAAACAATATGGAAGCAAATTAGCGGTGGACCGGTTTTCTGCCACATTTACCGAGGGGATTAATGGACTGCTTGGTGCAAACGGTTCAGGTAAAACAACATTGATGCGGATAATGTGCGATATATTACGTCCCACATCAGGGGAAGTCTTGTTAGATGGCGTTAATATAACAACGCTAGATGAAGCTTATCGTGAATTATTAGGGTATTTGCCACAAAATTTCGGGTATTATCCTGATTTTTCCGCTTGGGACTTTATGCTATATTTTTCATCCTTAAAGGGGTTACCACGGTTGACTGCTAATAACAGATGCAAGGAGTTACTCGATACAGTGGGACTTTATGAGGTAAGAAAGAAGAAAATCAAGACTTATTCCGGTGGCATGCGTCAGAGGTTAGGGATTGCCCAAGCTCTAATTAATGATCCTAAAATACTCATCTTAGATGAGCCTACAGTTGGACTTGACCCAAAAGAACGGGCTAAATTCCGTAATATCATCAGTGATCACTCTACAGGAAAGATCATATTGCTCTCTACCCATATCGTTTCAGATGTTGAATACATTGCAGATAGAATTATAATTATGAAGGATGGGCAGCTTTCACAGCAGGCCACCACAAATCGCATATGCGATTCTATAAAGGACTTCGTATGGAGCCTACAGGTTGTACCTAAGGATGTGGATAGCTACAATAGTAAGTTTATTGTGAGCAATCTAAAGCATAGCGGCGAGATGGTGGAGCTTCGTATTGTATCGGAGGAACGACCTTCAGAGAATGCAGTAAATATTTCGCCAAACCTTGAAGATTTGTATCTCTATCATTTCAAGGGAGAAGTGTAA